One part of the Bacillus sp. FJAT-45350 genome encodes these proteins:
- the mobB gene encoding molybdopterin-guanine dinucleotide biosynthesis protein B translates to MKVIQFAGFSNSGKTTLVEKMIAKGKVKQYKIATIKHHGHGKELTALDTGKDSYRHKEAGADAVSVAASESIQLQMTKETPWTAEEIITLYKPFQFDFIFIEGFKGEDYPKVVIIKEEKHLELLDTLKNIIAIVSWISLENVDVQSDVPIFYVDQYEIDSLFSLIEEG, encoded by the coding sequence ATGAAGGTAATTCAATTTGCTGGCTTTAGTAATAGTGGGAAGACTACTCTTGTCGAAAAAATGATTGCCAAAGGGAAAGTAAAACAATATAAAATAGCAACAATTAAGCATCATGGACATGGGAAAGAGCTAACAGCTCTAGATACTGGTAAGGACTCTTACCGTCATAAGGAAGCAGGAGCAGATGCAGTGAGTGTAGCTGCTTCTGAGTCAATTCAGCTTCAAATGACGAAGGAAACACCTTGGACGGCAGAAGAAATTATTACACTCTACAAACCATTTCAATTTGATTTTATTTTTATTGAAGGTTTTAAAGGAGAAGACTACCCTAAAGTAGTAATAATAAAGGAAGAGAAGCATCTTGAACTATTAGATACGTTAAAAAATATCATCGCCATTGTTAGCTGGATTTCTCTAGAGAATGTGGACGTACAAAGTGATGTACCAATTTTTTACGTAGATCAGTATGAGATAGATTCTTTATTTTCATTAATAGAAGAGGGGTGA